A single Elusimicrobiota bacterium DNA region contains:
- a CDS encoding cobalamin-binding protein, whose translation MMNTSSITLITFLSFLLCSTAAARTSESHPQRIISLAPSITKSLYLLGLEKEVVAVTVYCPIRAKEKEKIGTVLEPNIEKIVSLNPGLIIASKEGNLPQPIEKLRKLGLKVYVMDQADSFNGICKEFVKLGKITGREEKSFKIVSESRKRIESLSAKIKAVKHPSIFWQISSKPIFTASSRSFINDFIEFAGGRNVFADLKQRHPQVSREEIITRNPDIMIITAMGAESAEVVKSWQKFPELNAVRNGNIFVVEDDLFSEPTPVAIAQGSEMIFNLIDSAKSLKKGVSKKH comes from the coding sequence TACTTTAATTACTTTTTTGTCATTTTTATTGTGCTCTACGGCTGCAGCACGGACATCCGAAAGCCATCCTCAAAGGATAATATCGCTTGCGCCTTCCATAACAAAGAGCCTCTACCTGCTCGGGCTTGAAAAAGAGGTTGTCGCGGTTACGGTCTACTGTCCGATACGGGCTAAAGAGAAGGAAAAAATAGGAACGGTTCTGGAGCCAAACATAGAAAAAATAGTTTCTCTTAACCCCGGCCTTATAATAGCATCGAAGGAAGGAAACCTGCCTCAGCCGATTGAAAAATTAAGAAAACTGGGGCTCAAAGTTTATGTGATGGATCAAGCTGACAGCTTTAACGGTATTTGCAAGGAATTCGTAAAACTTGGCAAGATTACGGGCAGAGAAGAGAAGTCCTTTAAAATAGTATCGGAATCGCGTAAAAGAATTGAAAGTCTTTCGGCTAAGATTAAGGCTGTAAAACATCCTTCGATATTTTGGCAGATAAGCTCTAAACCCATATTCACGGCGAGTTCAAGGAGTTTTATAAACGATTTTATTGAATTTGCGGGCGGCAGGAACGTTTTTGCGGATCTCAAACAGCGCCATCCGCAGGTAAGCCGGGAAGAAATCATAACCAGGAACCCTGACATAATGATCATAACGGCTATGGGGGCTGAATCGGCAGAAGTAGTGAAATCCTGGCAGAAATTCCCAGAATTGAATGCGGTCAGAAACGGGAACATATTCGTGGTAGAAGACGATTTGTTCAGCGAACCTACGCCTGTTGCCATAGCGCAAGGCTCTGAGATGATATTCAATCTTATAGATAGTGCCAAAAGTTTAAAGAAAGGTGTTAGTAAAAAGCATTGA
- a CDS encoding diphthine--ammonia ligase, which produces MKVIISWSGGKDSCLALYRTKQAGHEPVCLLNFVSEKYGRCCFHGVPAGLIKAQSDALGIPLVQKSVPDTMEGYETAFKQSVSELKDRFGAEGMVFGDIYLDEHKDWVERVCKDIGIKAIEPLWNQETEKLVAEFIDAGFETMIVSANASLLPKEIIGRNINGETLNIIRSKNVCVCGENGEFHTFVFDGPNFSKCIEITESETVLREGFWKHWFLDIKDFRLEAKDAQ; this is translated from the coding sequence ATGAAAGTTATAATATCCTGGAGCGGCGGAAAAGACAGTTGTCTTGCATTATACAGGACAAAACAGGCCGGACACGAACCGGTATGCCTGTTGAATTTTGTTTCAGAAAAATACGGCAGGTGCTGTTTCCATGGGGTTCCCGCCGGACTAATCAAGGCACAATCAGATGCACTCGGCATACCGCTTGTCCAGAAAAGCGTTCCCGATACTATGGAAGGCTACGAAACCGCTTTCAAACAGTCCGTATCGGAACTGAAAGACAGGTTCGGCGCCGAAGGAATGGTTTTCGGCGACATATATCTTGACGAACATAAGGACTGGGTTGAAAGGGTGTGCAAAGATATCGGTATCAAGGCGATAGAACCTTTATGGAACCAGGAGACAGAAAAATTAGTCGCAGAGTTTATAGATGCCGGATTTGAAACGATGATAGTGAGCGCAAATGCCAGTCTGCTGCCGAAGGAAATAATCGGCAGGAACATAAACGGGGAAACCCTCAATATAATCCGTTCAAAAAACGTATGCGTCTGCGGGGAAAACGGCGAGTTCCACACGTTCGTTTTCGACGGCCCTAACTTTTCGAAATGCATAGAAATAACGGAATCGGAAACGGTGCTCCGCGAAGGTTTCTGGAAACACTGGTTTTTGGATATAAAAGATTTCAGGCTGGAAGCAAAAGATGCGCAATAA